Proteins encoded in a region of the Populus nigra chromosome 3, ddPopNigr1.1, whole genome shotgun sequence genome:
- the LOC133688872 gene encoding probable receptor-like serine/threonine-protein kinase At5g57670 isoform X1: MKYIRANSLKRLFSLKRSSLQDIVFTNEEEKNNENSKVVQEQEHSPRPSWKCFSFEEIFDATNGFRPENLVGKGGYAEVYKGVLGDGEEIAIKRLTKACRDERKEKEFLSEIGTIGHVCHANVMSLLGCCTDNGLYLIFHFSSRGSVSSLLHDENFPVLDWKIRYKIAIGTARGLHYLHKGCQRRIIHRDIKSSNILLTADFEPLISDFGLAKWLPSEWTHHSIAPIEGTFGHLAPEYYMHGIVDEKTDVFAFGVFLLEIISGRKPVDGSHQSIHNWAKPILSRGEIEKLVDPRLGGIYDITQLKRLGFAASLCIRASSAWRPTMSEQVLEVMLGEEEMDEERWEMPKEEEHEEFWGFEDLEYECHSSFSISPQDSISTRSTTTIIH, from the exons ATGAAGTACATAAGAGCCAACAGCTTGAAAAGGCTTTTCTCATTGAAAAGAAGCAGTCTTCAAGATATAGTTTTCAccaatgaagaagaaaaaaacaatgaaaactcCAAGGTTGTTCAAGAGCAAGAACATTCTCCAAGGCCCTCTTGGAAATGCTTCTCTTTTGAAGAAATATTCGATGCCACCAATGGCTTTAGACCAG AAAATTTGGTGGGGAAAGGAGGGTATGCAGAGGTATACAAAGGAGTGTTAGGTGATGGAGAGGAGATTGCAATTAAGAGGCTAACAAAAGCTTGTAGGGATGAGAGGAAAGAGAAGGAGTTCTTGTCAGAGATTGGGACAATTGGTCATGTCTGCCATGCTAATGTGATGTCCTTGTTGGGTTGTTGCACTGACAATGGGCTTTATCTCATCTTTCATTTCTCCTCCAGAGGCTCTGTTTCTTCCCTTCTTCATG ATGAGAATTTTCCAGTGTTAGATTGGAAAATAAGGTACAAGATTGCCATTGGAACTGCTAGAGGGCTCCATTACTTGCACAAGGGGTGTCAAAGAAGGATAATTCACCGAGACATTAAATCTTCAAATATTCTTCTGACAGCTGACTTTGAACCATTG ATATCTGATTTTGGATTGGCAAAATGGCTTCCATCTGAATGGACTCACCATTCAATCGCTCCGATTGAAGGAACCTTTGG GCACTTGGCACCTGAGTACTACATGCATGGAATAGTGGATGAAAAAACAGATGTGTTTGCATTTGGAGTCTTTCTACTGGAGATCATTTCTGGCAGGAAACCAGTTGATGGTTCTCACCAAAGCATTCATAACTGG GCTAAACCAATATTGAGCAGAGGAGAGATTGAAAAGCTGGTGGATCCAAGGCTTGGAGGGATCTATGATATTACACAGCTGAAAAGACTTGGCTTTGCCGCATCCCTTTGCATCCGGGCATCTTCAGCATGGCGCCCTACCATGAGTGAG CAGGTACTGGAAGTAATGCTAGGAGAGGAGGAGATGGATGAAGAAAGGTGGGAGATGCCCAAGGAAGAAGAGCATGAAGAATTCTGGGGTTTTGAAGATCTAGAATATGAATGTCACAGTTCCTTCTCAATTTCTCCACAAGATTCAATCTCTACAAGAAGTACTACGACCATTATACATTAG
- the LOC133688872 gene encoding probable receptor-like serine/threonine-protein kinase At5g57670 isoform X2, producing the protein MKYIRANSLKRLFSLKRSSLQDIVFTNEEEKNNENSKVVQEQEHSPRPSWKCFSFEEIFDATNGFRPENLVGKGGYAEVYKGVLGDGEEIAIKRLTKACRDERKEKEFLSEIGTIGHVCHANVMSLLGCCTDNGLYLIFHFSSRGSVSSLLHDENFPVLDWKIRYKIAIGTARGLHYLHKGCQRRIIHRDIKSSNILLTADFEPLISDFGLAKWLPSEWTHHSIAPIEGTFGHLAPEYYMHGIVDEKTDVFAFGVFLLEIISGRKPVDGSHQSIHNWAKPILSRGEIEKLVDPRLGGIYDITQLKRLGFAASLCIRASSAWRPTMSEVLEVMLGEEEMDEERWEMPKEEEHEEFWGFEDLEYECHSSFSISPQDSISTRSTTTIIH; encoded by the exons ATGAAGTACATAAGAGCCAACAGCTTGAAAAGGCTTTTCTCATTGAAAAGAAGCAGTCTTCAAGATATAGTTTTCAccaatgaagaagaaaaaaacaatgaaaactcCAAGGTTGTTCAAGAGCAAGAACATTCTCCAAGGCCCTCTTGGAAATGCTTCTCTTTTGAAGAAATATTCGATGCCACCAATGGCTTTAGACCAG AAAATTTGGTGGGGAAAGGAGGGTATGCAGAGGTATACAAAGGAGTGTTAGGTGATGGAGAGGAGATTGCAATTAAGAGGCTAACAAAAGCTTGTAGGGATGAGAGGAAAGAGAAGGAGTTCTTGTCAGAGATTGGGACAATTGGTCATGTCTGCCATGCTAATGTGATGTCCTTGTTGGGTTGTTGCACTGACAATGGGCTTTATCTCATCTTTCATTTCTCCTCCAGAGGCTCTGTTTCTTCCCTTCTTCATG ATGAGAATTTTCCAGTGTTAGATTGGAAAATAAGGTACAAGATTGCCATTGGAACTGCTAGAGGGCTCCATTACTTGCACAAGGGGTGTCAAAGAAGGATAATTCACCGAGACATTAAATCTTCAAATATTCTTCTGACAGCTGACTTTGAACCATTG ATATCTGATTTTGGATTGGCAAAATGGCTTCCATCTGAATGGACTCACCATTCAATCGCTCCGATTGAAGGAACCTTTGG GCACTTGGCACCTGAGTACTACATGCATGGAATAGTGGATGAAAAAACAGATGTGTTTGCATTTGGAGTCTTTCTACTGGAGATCATTTCTGGCAGGAAACCAGTTGATGGTTCTCACCAAAGCATTCATAACTGG GCTAAACCAATATTGAGCAGAGGAGAGATTGAAAAGCTGGTGGATCCAAGGCTTGGAGGGATCTATGATATTACACAGCTGAAAAGACTTGGCTTTGCCGCATCCCTTTGCATCCGGGCATCTTCAGCATGGCGCCCTACCATGAGTGAG GTACTGGAAGTAATGCTAGGAGAGGAGGAGATGGATGAAGAAAGGTGGGAGATGCCCAAGGAAGAAGAGCATGAAGAATTCTGGGGTTTTGAAGATCTAGAATATGAATGTCACAGTTCCTTCTCAATTTCTCCACAAGATTCAATCTCTACAAGAAGTACTACGACCATTATACATTAG